The genomic DNA GGCGTCGGGGACGTCCCTTTGATCGAGTGATCGAGCTTGCTCTAGGGGGACTTCGTTCGGGTTGCAGACAGACCGGGGGTGGATATGCGATGGGGTCGATCGGGTTGGGTTGGCTGGGCGCTGGTCGGGGTGGGTGTCTTGGCGGGAACCCCTCTCCCCACGCCGCTCGGGGCCATCGGTAATTACGAGATCGAGATCAAAAAGACCGAGCGGACCTTGCTGCTCAAGAACGGGCCGCGCATCCTGAGGAGCTATCCGATCGCCTACGGGCACGGGGGACCGGGAGACAAGCATCAGGCCGGGGACGGGGTCACGCCGGTCGGCAGCTACCGCATTGTCAAGATCAAGAACAACAGCCGGTTTCACACCTTCCTGCACCTCAACTACCCGAATCTCAAAGACGCCTTCCTGGGCCTCCGCGATCAGGTGATCTCGGAGCCGCAGTTCTTCCAGATCCTGGGTGCGCTCCGCCACCAGGACATCCCCTTGCAGAACACCCCGCTCGGCGGGGCGATCGGCATCCACGGGATCGGTGAGATCACCGAGGAGAAGCTCCAGATCCACCGCACGACCAACTGGACCAAGGGGTGTATCGCCGTCACCAACGACGAGATCGACGACCTCATGCACTACATCGGGGTCGGCACCAAGGTCGTCATCAACGAATAGCTGAACTGCGATTGGGGCGTCGGCGCCCGTGGCGGGCGGTCCGACGTCCACAGCGCTTTGCTCCGCTACCCGCGATGGGACAGAATGAGCGGCATGTGGCGGGCATCGACCGGCAATGCGTGCCGCTTGGCTTTTGTCCTCGGTTTCCTTGCGGCTCAATGCGTCCAGGGTCTGCAAGCGGCCGAGGTCGTGCGGCACAGCTGCGCCCAGCCAGGGCCCGATAGAGTCGAGTGTGAGTATCGCCTGTCGATCCGGGGCCACGCCCCGACAGTGACGGCGAAGGTTGCGGACCTGGATCTGCCGCCGCCCTTGCACCTCCCTTACCCCTATGGCCAGAGCGTCACCGCGCTCCTCATCGTCATCGATGTCGGCGCCCTCGAGCGACCGGACGGCGGGAGCAGGATCCCGGCGCATATCGAACGCATCCTGGCTGCGGTCAAACCCCATCACCGCGTGGGCGTGGCGACCTTCGATGCCCAGCCGCGGTTGTCGCTGCCGCTCGGGGCCAGCGCAGAGGACATCGTGACCGCGGTCCAGACGCTGACTCGGGAACCGAGCCCCGTCGCGCTGTCACAGGACGCGATGGCGGCTATACGCAGCCTCGCCGCTTCCCCGGCGGCCCGCAAGGCCATCCTGTTCTTCGGCGACGAATCGGCCAACCCGGATGCCTACTACCACGAGAAGCTCATTGCCGCGGCCCGCGATGCCCAGGTCCTGGTGTTCGGCGTCGTCCACCCGAGCACCGATCCGATGGCGCCGGCCTTGGAGGCGCTCGGCCAACTGGCGAAGGAATCGGGCGGCGATCTGGTTATCGCGCGGGCACCCGACTACGAATTGCCCCAAGCCTTCGCCACCGATCCCTTCGCGGCCATCGACAGCGGGGGCCGCCTCAGCATCGATCTGACCCCCGCCATCGGCGCGCGCCTGACCGGCCCACAGACCCTGACCTTGAACGTGGCGGCCGGGGGCCAGGCACTGGAGGTCGAGGTCCCGGTGACCATCGGCCCGCCCACCCCGCCGCCACCACCAAAAGCCAAGGCTGGCGCTGCGAGGGTGGCGCAAAGCGGCATGCCGCCGTGGATCTGGCTATCCGTTCTGGCAGCGGCGTTCTTTGCCCTCAGCGCCATCCTCTTCATCCGCACACGACGCCGCAGCGTGGCGGACTCACCCAAGACCGGCCCGCCCGCGGCGCGTGCCTATGTCACACGCTCGGACGGGGACGCCGGCCGCCTCCTCGTGGCGACGACCCCGTGGCGCATCGGACGCGGCAAGGACAACGAGCTGGTGTTGCGTGACAACTCCGTGTCGCGACACCACGCCGAGATCGTGCGCGACGGCAGTAGCCGTTTCGCCATCAAGGACCTGGATTCCCTGAACGGCGTGTTCGTCGACAACAAGAAGGTTCAATGGACATCGCTGTCCGATGGTGCGCAGATCGATATCGGCGATCTGCGCCTGACGTTCTCGACCGACGGCGGATCGGCGCCCCCCGAGCCGGAGCCCGAGGGCGGCGCCCCCACCGAGACCAGGACCGGGTAATCGAATGATCCCGACTACCGGCCCTCTGCCGCCTCCCATCGCAATGCCCAACCGGGCTCCCCGGGCCCGGCCGCGAAGGGCTCGCACACCCAAAGCCCGGCCACCGCCGCGAGTTGATCGCCGAGATAAACGAGCGGTAGACGATCGCGCCGCCAGGGGGGGATGCCGGCCTCCTGGAAGAGGTGCTTGAGCGGGCGCGTGTGGGGCTTGCCGGTGGGCCGGCAGCGTTCGCCGCCCCTTCGCCAGCGCACCGTGACCGTCCCGGGCCGGCATAGCGCTTGTTTGAGCCCGGCGCCGACCGCCGCCTCGGCATCAAGCACCCCGCAGGGCAGCGCCAAACGCTCGCGCGGGTCCCAGGGAAACACGTGAACGGGGTCTAGCGCGACCAACGCGGGCATCGCATAGACGGCATCGCGGTAGCGGCGCACCTCCACGCCGGACCACGAGACCCGCGGTTGCCGATCCCGAGCGGCGTCGAGGAAAGGCCCGGCCAGCTCTCGGAGCCGGCTGGCGGGCGGTAGGGGGAGCCCGTCCGTGCGCAGCCAGGCGCGCAGGAGATTGCGGCGCCGTGGCAGCGACAGCGCGCGCAGGGCGCTCTGCGAGAGCGCCCCCTCGCACCCGCGACGCACGCCCTGCAAGTCCTCGGAGGCCATCGCGTCGAGGCAGGCCGCCGCGTCCGCCTGCCGATCCGCCACCTGTGCCAAGGTTCGGGCGATGGCCGGCCAGCGCCGTCCCAGGATCGGGATCACCTGATGGCGGAGGATATTGCGCTCGAAGCGGGCGCTATCGTTGCTCGGGTCTTCGATCCACCGGAGCCCGCGGGCTACGGCGAATTCGCGCAGGGCCCGGCGCGGGAAATCCAGGAGCGGCCGGCAGAGCCACGCGCCTTCCCAGGGCGTGCAGCGCGGCATGGCGGCGAGTCCGTGGGGTCCTGCGGAGCGCAGGAGTTGCAGCAGGACCGTCTCGGCCTGATCGTCGCGATGGTGGCCGGTCAATAAGGCATCGCCCGCCCCGACGACCCCTTGCAACGCTTGGTAGCGCAGCGTGCGCGCGTAGGCCTCGGGGCTCGCACCGGGCGGAGCGTGGGCATCCATCCGGAGCGTGTACAGCGGCACCCCAAGCCCCGCACAGGCCTCTGCACAGAACGCCGCCCAGGTGCCGGAGTCCGGGTGCAGTCCATGGTCCACATGCGCGGCCCAGAGCGGTGCATCGAGAACCGCACGGAGCGCGGCCATGGCTTCGAGCAGCACCCGCGAGTCGAGACCACCGCTCACGGCCACCCAGTAACACCGGGTTTCCGGCACGTCGCGAAGGACCGCCAACAGCCGCTGGGGTGAAAACGCCGGCACGCCGACCGCGAGCTTTTGTAAAACCTGGGGTGGGGCTCGACCGGGGTGGCTACTTACCGTCCTTGACGTGGCCGATGGCCATGAGGCGGTCGTAGCGCTTGCCGAGCAGGGCCTCGAGGTCCAGCGCCGACAGGGCCGTGAGCTGATCGGTCAGGACCGTCTTGAGCCGGGCGGCCATCTCATCGATGCCCCGGTGCGCCCCACCCAGGGGCTCGGGGATGATCTCGTCGATGAGGGCCAGCTCCAGCAAGCGCTTCGAGGTCATCCCCATGGCCTCGGCGGCCTTCTCGGCCATATCCGAGCTCTTCCACAAGATGGACGCGCAGCCCTCGGGCGAGATCACCGAATAGGTGCCGTACTCGAGCATCAATACCCGATCCGCGACCCCGATCGCGAGCGCGCCGCCCGAGCCCCCCTCGCCGATCACGGTCGCGATGATCGGAATGCGCAGGCCGGCCATCACCAAGAGGTTGCGGGCAATCGCCTCGCTCTGGCCCCGTTCCTCTGCATCGATGCCGGGAAAGGCGCCGGGGGTATCGATGAAGGTCAAGAGGGGCAGCCCGAACTTCTCCGCGAGGTGCATCAACCGCATCGCCTTGCGATAGCCCTCGGGGCGCGGCATGGCGAAATTGCGTTGCAGGTTCTCCTGGGTATTGCGGCCCTTCTGGTGGCCGATGAGGGCCACCGCCCGACCGTCGAGTTGCGCCAGCCCACATACGATGGCGGGGTCGTCTCCGAACGCGCGATCGCCGTGCAACTCGTGGAACTCGGTGCACATCCGCTTCACGTAATCGAGGGTATAAGGCCGTTGCGGGTGGCGCGCAAGGCGCGAGATCTGCCACGGGGTCAGCGACGCGAATACGGACTCGGTGAGGTCCTTGGAGCGTGCCTGGAGGCGCTGGATCTCTTCGGTGATGTCGATCGCCGATTCGCTGCTCAAGAGCCTGAGCTCCTCGATCTTGGCCTCGAGCTCGGCGATGGGCTGTTCAAAATCCAGGAAATTGAGGTTCATCGGCCGAGACTACGTTAACGCGCCGCGGCATCGCGACGCAACCGCTTCGTGCCCGGAGGGACTGTACTCGCGCCGTTGCCATACCACCGGGGGGATCCAGGATGGAGACGGCCCGGGGCGGACACAGGGGTTCGCCTTGCTATACTGCCGGACGGGATCTCATGAT from Pseudomonadota bacterium includes the following:
- a CDS encoding L,D-transpeptidase, whose product is MRWGRSGWVGWALVGVGVLAGTPLPTPLGAIGNYEIEIKKTERTLLLKNGPRILRSYPIAYGHGGPGDKHQAGDGVTPVGSYRIVKIKNNSRFHTFLHLNYPNLKDAFLGLRDQVISEPQFFQILGALRHQDIPLQNTPLGGAIGIHGIGEITEEKLQIHRTTNWTKGCIAVTNDEIDDLMHYIGVGTKVVINE
- a CDS encoding FHA domain-containing protein; the protein is MSGMWRASTGNACRLAFVLGFLAAQCVQGLQAAEVVRHSCAQPGPDRVECEYRLSIRGHAPTVTAKVADLDLPPPLHLPYPYGQSVTALLIVIDVGALERPDGGSRIPAHIERILAAVKPHHRVGVATFDAQPRLSLPLGASAEDIVTAVQTLTREPSPVALSQDAMAAIRSLAASPAARKAILFFGDESANPDAYYHEKLIAAARDAQVLVFGVVHPSTDPMAPALEALGQLAKESGGDLVIARAPDYELPQAFATDPFAAIDSGGRLSIDLTPAIGARLTGPQTLTLNVAAGGQALEVEVPVTIGPPTPPPPPKAKAGAARVAQSGMPPWIWLSVLAAAFFALSAILFIRTRRRSVADSPKTGPPAARAYVTRSDGDAGRLLVATTPWRIGRGKDNELVLRDNSVSRHHAEIVRDGSSRFAIKDLDSLNGVFVDNKKVQWTSLSDGAQIDIGDLRLTFSTDGGSAPPEPEPEGGAPTETRTG
- the tilS gene encoding tRNA lysidine(34) synthetase TilS — its product is MPAFSPQRLLAVLRDVPETRCYWVAVSGGLDSRVLLEAMAALRAVLDAPLWAAHVDHGLHPDSGTWAAFCAEACAGLGVPLYTLRMDAHAPPGASPEAYARTLRYQALQGVVGAGDALLTGHHRDDQAETVLLQLLRSAGPHGLAAMPRCTPWEGAWLCRPLLDFPRRALREFAVARGLRWIEDPSNDSARFERNILRHQVIPILGRRWPAIARTLAQVADRQADAAACLDAMASEDLQGVRRGCEGALSQSALRALSLPRRRNLLRAWLRTDGLPLPPASRLRELAGPFLDAARDRQPRVSWSGVEVRRYRDAVYAMPALVALDPVHVFPWDPRERLALPCGVLDAEAAVGAGLKQALCRPGTVTVRWRRGGERCRPTGKPHTRPLKHLFQEAGIPPWRRDRLPLVYLGDQLAAVAGLWVCEPFAAGPGEPGWALRWEAAEGR
- a CDS encoding acetyl-CoA carboxylase carboxyltransferase subunit alpha, giving the protein MNLNFLDFEQPIAELEAKIEELRLLSSESAIDITEEIQRLQARSKDLTESVFASLTPWQISRLARHPQRPYTLDYVKRMCTEFHELHGDRAFGDDPAIVCGLAQLDGRAVALIGHQKGRNTQENLQRNFAMPRPEGYRKAMRLMHLAEKFGLPLLTFIDTPGAFPGIDAEERGQSEAIARNLLVMAGLRIPIIATVIGEGGSGGALAIGVADRVLMLEYGTYSVISPEGCASILWKSSDMAEKAAEAMGMTSKRLLELALIDEIIPEPLGGAHRGIDEMAARLKTVLTDQLTALSALDLEALLGKRYDRLMAIGHVKDGK